Proteins found in one Streptomyces sp. NBC_00461 genomic segment:
- a CDS encoding TetR/AcrR family transcriptional regulator: MRADARRNYERLLAEARSAFAAHGTDASLEDVARRAGVGIGTLYRHFPNRHALLSAVFEDAVSDLLARSHELLDAPEPCTALVTWLREIVAHAGEYRGLARALMSVSTDDTSALARCSGPIREAGNALLTRAQEAGRVRADVAIGDLLQLTHAIALAAEESPGDPDLADRLLTLTLRGLKAG; this comes from the coding sequence ATGCGTGCCGACGCCCGCCGCAACTACGAGCGGCTGCTCGCCGAGGCCCGTTCCGCCTTCGCGGCGCACGGCACGGACGCGTCCCTGGAGGACGTGGCCCGGCGCGCGGGCGTGGGCATCGGCACCCTCTACCGCCATTTCCCCAACCGCCACGCCCTGCTGAGCGCGGTCTTCGAGGACGCGGTGAGCGACCTGCTGGCCCGCTCCCACGAACTCCTGGACGCCCCCGAGCCGTGCACGGCTCTGGTGACGTGGCTACGGGAGATCGTCGCGCACGCGGGCGAGTACCGGGGCCTGGCACGGGCGTTGATGTCCGTCTCCACCGACGACACCTCCGCGCTGGCCCGCTGCAGCGGGCCCATTCGGGAGGCGGGCAACGCCTTGCTGACACGGGCTCAGGAGGCGGGCAGAGTACGCGCCGACGTGGCAATCGGCGACCTGCTCCAGCTGACACACGCGATCGCACTGGCAGCGGAGGAATCCCCGGGCGACCCAGACCTGGCGGACCGCTTGCTGACCCTCACCCTGCGGGGCTTGAAGGCCGGCTAG
- a CDS encoding PH domain-containing protein — MTTPDHESPAPQPPASEFKDRIYRSSSGIAGGVLLLAIAAWLGIDAIISGHGRTPWLALAAMILIVPLIVAFTLRPAVYANNERLRIRNPFRVVVVPWGQVATLRSGYSNEVVTNSGGKYQLWSVPVSLRARKKAARREARSTAERAAEANGRGGRGGLGGRGRMGALGGSFGPGGFSGGAAAGREGATRAQSDQVMDDLRELLETHERAETAQGEVTVRWAYEIAGPVLAGIVLLAVLVATG; from the coding sequence ATGACGACCCCGGACCACGAGTCACCAGCGCCGCAGCCCCCGGCCTCCGAGTTCAAGGACCGGATCTACCGGTCGTCCTCGGGCATCGCCGGCGGTGTCCTGCTGCTGGCCATCGCGGCCTGGCTCGGCATCGACGCGATCATCTCCGGGCACGGTCGCACGCCCTGGCTGGCGCTCGCCGCGATGATCCTGATCGTCCCGCTGATCGTCGCCTTCACACTCCGCCCGGCCGTGTACGCCAACAACGAGCGGCTGCGCATCCGCAACCCGTTCCGCGTGGTCGTGGTGCCGTGGGGCCAGGTCGCCACCCTGCGGTCCGGCTACTCGAACGAGGTCGTCACCAACTCCGGCGGGAAGTACCAGCTGTGGTCCGTCCCCGTCTCGCTGCGGGCCCGCAAGAAGGCGGCCCGGCGCGAGGCCAGGTCGACGGCGGAGCGGGCCGCGGAGGCGAACGGCCGAGGCGGGCGCGGCGGCCTCGGCGGGCGGGGCCGCATGGGCGCTCTGGGCGGTTCCTTCGGGCCCGGTGGGTTCTCGGGCGGCGCCGCAGCCGGCCGCGAGGGTGCCACGCGCGCCCAGTCCGACCAGGTCATGGACGACCTGCGCGAACTCCTGGAGACCCATGAGCGGGCGGAGACGGCGCAGGGCGAGGTGACCGTACGCTGGGCCTACGAGATCGCGGGCCCGGTGCTGGCCGGGATCGTGCTGCTCGCGGTCCTGGTGGCCACGGGCTGA
- a CDS encoding NAD(P)H-quinone dehydrogenase codes for MGYVTRIVIIGGGPGGYEAALVAAQLGAEVTVVDCDGLGGASVLTDCVPSKTLIATAEVMTTFDSSYEELGIIVADDTPPLEQAARVVGVDLGKVNRRVKRLALAQSHDITASVTRAGARVMRGRGRLEGMQALDGSRKVIVSTADGSEETLTADAVLIATGGHPREVPDAQPDGERILNWTQVYDLNELPDELIVVGSGVTGAEFAGAYQALGSKVTLVSSRDRVLPGEDPDAAAVLEDVFRRRGMNVMARSRAAAAKRVGDRVEVTLSDGRVISGSHCLMAVGAIPNSAGLGLEKAGVKVRESGHIWTDKVSRTTAPGVYAAGDVTGVFALASVAAMQGRIAMYHFLGDAVAPLNLKTVSSNVFTDPEIATVGYTQADVDGGKIDARVVKLPLLRNPRAKMQGIRDGFVKLFCRPGTGIVVGGVVVSPRASELIHPISIAVDNNLTVEQIANAFTVYPSLSGSIAEVARQLHTRKSGGEI; via the coding sequence ATGGGGTACGTGACTCGGATCGTGATCATCGGTGGCGGACCCGGCGGATACGAGGCGGCCCTGGTGGCCGCCCAGCTCGGCGCGGAGGTGACCGTCGTCGACTGCGACGGTCTGGGCGGGGCGTCGGTGCTGACCGACTGCGTGCCGTCGAAGACTCTTATTGCTACGGCCGAGGTGATGACCACCTTCGATTCGTCGTACGAGGAGCTGGGGATCATCGTCGCCGACGACACCCCGCCGCTGGAGCAGGCCGCCCGGGTGGTGGGGGTCGACCTGGGGAAGGTCAACCGGCGTGTGAAGCGGCTCGCGCTGGCCCAGTCGCACGACATCACGGCGTCCGTGACGCGTGCCGGGGCCCGGGTCATGCGGGGGCGCGGGCGGCTGGAGGGCATGCAGGCCCTCGACGGTTCGCGGAAGGTGATCGTCTCCACCGCCGACGGCAGCGAGGAGACCCTCACCGCCGATGCCGTGCTCATCGCGACCGGCGGTCATCCGCGCGAGGTGCCCGACGCCCAGCCCGACGGCGAGCGCATCCTCAACTGGACCCAGGTGTACGACCTCAACGAGCTTCCCGACGAGCTCATCGTGGTGGGGTCGGGTGTGACCGGTGCCGAGTTCGCCGGTGCCTATCAGGCGCTCGGGTCCAAGGTGACGCTGGTGTCGTCGCGCGACCGTGTGCTGCCGGGCGAGGACCCGGATGCCGCCGCAGTCCTTGAGGACGTCTTCCGGCGGCGTGGCATGAACGTCATGGCGCGGTCGCGGGCCGCCGCCGCCAAGCGGGTCGGCGACCGGGTCGAGGTCACGCTGTCCGACGGGCGTGTCATCAGCGGTTCGCACTGTCTGATGGCGGTCGGTGCCATTCCGAACAGTGCGGGGCTGGGGCTGGAGAAGGCCGGCGTCAAGGTGCGCGAGTCCGGGCACATCTGGACCGACAAGGTCTCCCGGACGACGGCTCCCGGTGTGTACGCCGCCGGTGACGTGACCGGCGTCTTCGCCCTCGCCTCCGTGGCCGCCATGCAGGGCCGTATCGCCATGTACCACTTCCTCGGCGACGCGGTGGCCCCGCTCAATCTGAAGACCGTCTCGTCGAACGTCTTCACCGATCCCGAGATCGCGACCGTCGGCTACACGCAGGCGGACGTGGATGGCGGAAAGATCGACGCCCGGGTCGTGAAGCTGCCGTTGCTGCGTAATCCGCGGGCCAAGATGCAGGGCATCAGGGACGGCTTCGTGAAGCTGTTCTGCCGGCCGGGCACGGGCATCGTGGTCGGCGGTGTGGTCGTCTCGCCGCGCGCTTCGGAACTGATCCATCCCATCTCGATCGCCGTCGACAACAATCTGACGGTCGAACAGATCGCGAACGCGTTCACCGTGTATCCCTCCCTTTCAGGGTCGATCGCGGAGGTCGCGCGCCAGCTCCACACGCGTAAGTCCGGCGGCGAGATCTGA
- a CDS encoding aldehyde dehydrogenase family protein — translation MASAFDYAPAPESRSIVDIAPSYGLFIDGEFTEAADGKVFKTVSPSTEEVLSEIAQAGEADVDRAVRAARKAFGEWSALPGAERAKYLFRIARIIQERSRELAVLETLDNGKPIKETRDADLPLVAAHFFYYAGWADKLDHAGFGGHPRPLGVAGQVIPWNFPLLMLAWKIAPALATGNTVVLKPAETTPLSALFFADICRQAGLPKGVVNILPGYGDAGAALVAHPDVNKVAFTGSTAVGKEIAKTVAGTRKKLTLELGGKGANIVFDDAPIDQAVEGIVSGIFFNQGQVCCAGSRLLVQESIQDELLESLKRRLSTLRLGDPLDKNTDIGAINSEEQLSRITSLVERGEAEGAERWSPACELPSSGYWFAPTLFTNVTQAHTVARDEIFGPVLSVLSFRTPDEAVAKANNTPYGLSAGIWTEKGSRILAVAGKLRAGVIWSNTFNKFDPTSPFGGYKESGFGREGGRHGLEAYLDV, via the coding sequence ATGGCATCCGCATTCGATTACGCACCGGCGCCCGAGTCCCGCTCGATCGTCGACATCGCCCCCTCCTACGGCCTGTTCATCGACGGCGAGTTCACGGAGGCGGCCGACGGCAAGGTCTTCAAGACGGTCTCGCCGTCGACCGAGGAGGTCCTCTCCGAGATCGCCCAGGCGGGCGAGGCGGACGTCGACCGCGCCGTGAGGGCCGCCCGCAAGGCCTTCGGGGAGTGGTCCGCGCTGCCGGGCGCCGAGCGCGCCAAGTACCTGTTCCGCATCGCCCGGATCATCCAGGAGCGCAGCCGCGAACTGGCCGTCCTGGAGACGCTGGACAACGGCAAGCCCATCAAGGAGACGCGCGACGCCGACCTCCCCCTGGTCGCCGCGCACTTCTTCTACTACGCGGGCTGGGCCGACAAGCTCGACCATGCCGGCTTCGGCGGGCACCCCCGCCCCCTCGGCGTCGCCGGGCAGGTCATCCCCTGGAACTTCCCGCTGCTGATGCTGGCGTGGAAGATCGCCCCGGCCCTGGCGACCGGCAACACGGTGGTGCTGAAGCCCGCCGAGACGACCCCGCTCTCCGCGCTGTTCTTCGCGGACATCTGCCGCCAGGCCGGCCTGCCCAAGGGTGTCGTCAACATCCTTCCGGGATACGGCGACGCGGGCGCCGCGCTCGTGGCGCATCCGGACGTGAACAAGGTCGCCTTCACCGGCTCCACGGCCGTAGGCAAGGAGATCGCGAAGACGGTCGCGGGGACCCGCAAGAAGCTCACGCTCGAACTGGGCGGCAAGGGCGCCAACATCGTCTTCGACGACGCCCCGATCGACCAGGCGGTGGAGGGGATCGTCAGCGGCATCTTCTTCAACCAGGGCCAGGTGTGCTGCGCGGGCAGCCGTCTCCTCGTCCAGGAGTCGATCCAGGACGAGCTGCTGGAGTCCCTGAAGCGCAGGCTCTCCACCCTCCGCCTCGGCGACCCGCTGGACAAGAACACGGACATCGGCGCGATCAACTCCGAGGAGCAGCTCTCCCGCATCACCTCGCTCGTCGAGCGGGGCGAGGCGGAGGGCGCCGAGCGCTGGTCACCGGCCTGTGAACTCCCCTCGTCCGGCTACTGGTTCGCCCCGACGCTCTTCACGAACGTCACCCAGGCGCACACCGTCGCCCGCGACGAGATCTTCGGCCCCGTGCTGTCCGTCCTCAGCTTCCGCACCCCGGACGAGGCCGTGGCGAAGGCCAACAACACGCCGTACGGCCTGTCGGCGGGCATCTGGACGGAGAAGGGCTCGCGCATCCTGGCGGTCGCGGGCAAGCTCCGGGCCGGGGTCATCTGGTCCAACACGTTCAACAAGTTCGACCCGACGTCGCCGTTCGGCGGCTACAAGGAGTCGGGCTTCGGCCGCGAGGGCGGCCGTCACGGTCTGGAGGCGTACCTCGATGTCTGA
- a CDS encoding DeoR/GlpR family DNA-binding transcription regulator: protein MFAAERRQLILEMVRANGAVSLRELARVVQTSEVTVRRDVRALEAEGLLDRRHGGAVLPGGFTRESGFPQKSHLATAEKTAIADLAAGFVEEGEAIVVGAGTTTQELARRLARVPGLTVVTNSLLVAQALAHANRVEVVMTGGTLRGSNYALVGSGAEQSLQGLRVSRAFLSGSGLTAERGLSTSNMLSASVDRALVQAAAEVVVLADHTKLGTDTMFQTVPTDVITRLVTDEPPPHDDRAATELQALADQGVQIAVAGASGSSAGDPAPPRQARRDVALPGPRRGQVSGPGASLRTATVLGEASAGAERARVADLRRR from the coding sequence GTGTTCGCTGCAGAACGTCGCCAATTGATCCTCGAAATGGTGCGAGCGAATGGGGCTGTGTCGCTCCGTGAGCTCGCCCGCGTCGTCCAGACCTCCGAAGTGACCGTACGGCGGGACGTGCGCGCACTGGAGGCAGAAGGACTCCTCGACCGCCGGCACGGCGGTGCGGTATTGCCGGGCGGGTTCACGCGGGAGTCCGGCTTTCCGCAGAAATCACATCTCGCAACCGCCGAGAAGACGGCCATCGCCGACCTTGCCGCGGGCTTCGTGGAAGAGGGCGAAGCGATCGTGGTCGGGGCGGGTACGACGACACAGGAGTTGGCCCGCCGGCTCGCTCGCGTGCCCGGGCTGACCGTCGTCACCAACTCCCTTTTGGTGGCCCAGGCGTTGGCCCATGCCAACCGCGTGGAGGTCGTGATGACCGGCGGCACCCTGCGCGGCTCCAACTATGCGCTTGTGGGCAGCGGCGCCGAGCAGTCCCTGCAGGGGCTGCGGGTGTCTCGGGCCTTCCTCTCCGGGAGCGGGCTCACCGCCGAGCGCGGCCTGTCCACGTCCAACATGCTGTCGGCGTCCGTCGACCGGGCGCTCGTGCAGGCCGCCGCCGAGGTCGTCGTGCTGGCCGATCACACCAAGCTCGGCACGGACACCATGTTCCAGACCGTGCCGACGGATGTGATCACGCGGCTGGTGACGGACGAACCGCCACCGCACGACGACCGTGCGGCCACGGAGCTTCAGGCCCTCGCCGATCAAGGGGTGCAGATCGCTGTCGCCGGGGCGTCAGGGAGTTCGGCCGGTGATCCGGCCCCCCCGCGCCAAGCGCGCCGGGACGTCGCCCTGCCGGGGCCGCGGCGCGGACAGGTCTCCGGGCCGGGGGCGTCCCTGAGGACGGCCACGGTGCTCGGTGAGGCTTCGGCGGGGGCGGAGCGGGCGCGGGTTGCGGACCTGCGGCGGCGCTAG
- a CDS encoding phospho-sugar mutase produces MQDDLIARAKTWLAEDPDPDTRDELAKLIEARDVTELTARFSGTLQFGTAGLRGELGAGPMRMNRSVVVRAAAGLAAYLNAKGRQGGLVVIGYDARHKSADFARDTAAVMTGAGFRAAVLPRPLPTPVLAYAIRHLGAVAGVEVTASHNPPRDNGYKVYLGDGSQIVPPADTEIAAEIQAITSLHDIPRPDTGWETLDDSVLNAYLARTDAVLAADSPRTARTVYTALHGVGKDTLLAAFARAGFPQPTIVAEQAEPDPDFPTVAFPNPEEPGAMDLAFAKARETDPDLIIANDPDADRCAVAVKDDGEWRMLRGDEVGALLAAHLVRRGAQGTFAESIVSSSLLGRIAEKAGLPYEETLTGFKWIARVEGLRFGYEEALGYCVDPDGVRDKDGITAALLITELASQLKEEGRTLLDFLDDLSVEHGLHATDQLSVRVEDLSVIARAMEQLREQPPTELAGIAITRAEDLNQGTDRLPPTDGLRYTLDGARVIVRPSGTEPKLKCYLEVVVPVATHADLPTAHTTANELLTAIKRDLSAAAGI; encoded by the coding sequence GTGCAAGACGATCTCATCGCCCGGGCCAAGACCTGGCTGGCCGAGGACCCCGACCCGGACACCCGTGACGAGCTCGCCAAGCTCATCGAGGCGCGAGACGTCACCGAACTCACCGCCCGCTTCAGCGGCACCCTCCAGTTCGGCACCGCGGGCCTGCGCGGCGAACTCGGCGCCGGCCCCATGCGCATGAACCGTTCGGTCGTGGTCCGAGCCGCCGCAGGTCTCGCCGCGTACCTCAACGCCAAGGGCCGGCAGGGCGGCCTGGTGGTCATCGGCTACGACGCCCGCCACAAGTCAGCCGACTTCGCCCGCGACACGGCCGCCGTGATGACCGGCGCCGGCTTCCGCGCCGCCGTACTCCCCCGCCCCCTCCCCACCCCCGTCCTCGCCTACGCCATAAGGCACCTGGGCGCGGTCGCCGGCGTGGAGGTCACCGCCAGCCACAACCCGCCCCGCGACAACGGCTACAAGGTCTACCTCGGCGACGGCTCCCAGATCGTGCCGCCCGCGGACACGGAGATCGCAGCCGAAATCCAGGCGATCACATCGCTCCACGACATCCCGCGCCCGGACACCGGCTGGGAAACCCTCGACGACAGCGTCCTCAACGCCTACCTGGCCCGCACGGACGCCGTACTCGCCGCCGACTCCCCCCGCACCGCCCGCACCGTCTACACAGCGTTGCACGGCGTGGGCAAGGACACCCTCCTCGCCGCCTTCGCCCGCGCCGGTTTCCCCCAACCCACCATCGTCGCCGAACAGGCCGAGCCCGACCCGGACTTCCCCACCGTCGCCTTCCCCAACCCGGAAGAGCCGGGCGCCATGGACCTGGCCTTCGCGAAGGCCCGCGAGACCGACCCGGACCTGATCATCGCCAACGACCCCGACGCCGACCGCTGCGCCGTCGCCGTCAAGGACGACGGGGAGTGGCGGATGCTGCGCGGCGACGAGGTCGGCGCGCTGCTCGCCGCGCATCTCGTCCGGCGCGGCGCACAGGGCACGTTCGCCGAGTCGATCGTGTCGTCCTCCCTCCTCGGGCGGATCGCCGAAAAGGCGGGTCTGCCGTACGAGGAAACGCTCACCGGCTTCAAGTGGATCGCCCGCGTCGAGGGCCTGCGCTTCGGCTACGAGGAGGCCCTCGGCTACTGCGTCGACCCCGACGGCGTACGCGACAAGGACGGGATCACGGCCGCCCTCCTGATCACGGAGCTCGCCTCGCAGCTCAAGGAGGAGGGCCGCACCCTCCTCGACTTCCTCGACGACCTCTCCGTGGAGCACGGGCTGCACGCCACCGACCAGCTCTCGGTCCGGGTTGAGGATCTCTCCGTCATCGCCCGCGCCATGGAGCAGCTCCGTGAGCAGCCCCCGACCGAGCTCGCGGGCATCGCCATCACCCGGGCCGAGGATCTCAACCAGGGCACCGACAGGCTCCCGCCCACCGACGGCCTGCGCTACACGCTCGACGGCGCCCGCGTGATCGTCCGCCCGAGCGGCACGGAGCCCAAGCTGAAGTGCTACCTGGAGGTCGTGGTCCCCGTCGCGACCCACGCCGACCTCCCCACGGCCCACACCACCGCGAACGAGCTGCTCACGGCGATCAAGCGGGACCTGTCGGCCGCCGCAGGCATCTGA
- a CDS encoding gamma-glutamylcyclotransferase, whose translation MSLYAAYAGNLDARLMTRRAPHSPMRATGWLNGWRLTFGGEHMGWEGALATIVEDPLSQVFVALYDIAPLDEESMDRWEGVGLGVYRRMRVRVHTLEGEESAWTYVLDGYEGGLPSARYLGEVADAAESAGAPHDYVMELRKRPC comes from the coding sequence ATGTCGCTCTACGCCGCGTACGCCGGCAACCTCGACGCGCGGCTGATGACCCGCCGCGCCCCGCACTCGCCGATGCGCGCCACCGGCTGGCTGAACGGGTGGCGGCTGACCTTCGGGGGCGAGCACATGGGCTGGGAGGGCGCGCTGGCGACGATCGTCGAGGACCCGCTCTCCCAGGTCTTCGTCGCGTTGTACGACATCGCGCCGCTCGACGAGGAGTCGATGGACCGCTGGGAGGGCGTCGGCCTGGGCGTCTACCGCCGGATGCGGGTGCGCGTGCACACCCTGGAGGGCGAGGAGTCGGCGTGGACCTACGTCCTCGACGGCTACGAGGGCGGCCTCCCGTCGGCACGCTACCTGGGCGAGGTAGCCGACGCCGCCGAGTCTGCGGGAGCCCCGCACGACTACGTGATGGAACTCCGCAAGCGCCCCTGCTGA
- the deoC gene encoding deoxyribose-phosphate aldolase gives MPTNAPTAAHTLSDVAASDSTLRRFLHGLPGVDAVGLEGRAASLGTRSIKTTAKAYAIDLAISMVDLTTLEGADTPGKVRALGAKAVRPDPTDRTTPSTAAVCVYPDMVPAAKEAVAGSTVKVASVATAFPAGRAALDVKLADVRDAVAAGADEIDMVIDRGAFLAGNYLKVYDEIVAVKEASGAARLKVIFETGELSTYDNIRRASWLGMLAGADFIKTSTGKVAVNATPANTLLMLEAVRDFRAQTGIQVGVKPAGGIRTSKDAVKFLVIVNETAGEDWLDNHWFRFGASSLLNDLLMQRQKLATGRYSGPDYVTVD, from the coding sequence ATGCCCACCAATGCACCCACAGCAGCTCACACACTCTCGGACGTCGCCGCGTCCGACAGCACGCTGCGCCGCTTCCTCCACGGGCTGCCCGGCGTCGACGCGGTCGGCCTGGAGGGGCGGGCCGCGTCCCTCGGCACCCGTTCCATCAAGACGACCGCGAAGGCGTACGCCATCGACCTCGCCATCTCGATGGTCGACCTGACGACGCTGGAAGGCGCGGACACCCCGGGCAAGGTCCGGGCGCTCGGCGCCAAGGCGGTCCGCCCCGACCCCACCGACCGTACGACCCCCTCGACCGCGGCCGTCTGCGTCTACCCGGACATGGTGCCCGCCGCCAAGGAGGCCGTCGCCGGCTCGACCGTGAAGGTCGCCTCGGTCGCCACCGCCTTCCCGGCGGGCCGCGCCGCGCTCGACGTGAAGCTGGCCGACGTGCGCGACGCGGTCGCCGCGGGCGCCGACGAGATCGACATGGTCATCGACCGCGGGGCGTTCCTCGCGGGCAACTACCTGAAGGTGTACGACGAGATCGTCGCCGTGAAGGAGGCCTCGGGCGCCGCCCGCCTGAAGGTCATCTTCGAGACCGGTGAGCTGTCGACGTACGACAACATCCGGCGCGCGAGCTGGCTCGGCATGCTGGCGGGCGCGGACTTCATCAAGACGTCCACCGGCAAGGTCGCCGTCAACGCCACCCCCGCGAACACGCTGTTGATGCTGGAGGCGGTCCGTGACTTCCGCGCCCAGACCGGCATCCAGGTCGGCGTAAAGCCCGCGGGCGGTATCCGTACCTCCAAGGACGCCGTGAAGTTCCTGGTCATCGTCAACGAGACGGCGGGCGAGGACTGGCTGGACAACCACTGGTTCCGCTTCGGCGCCTCCTCGCTCCTGAACGACCTGCTGATGCAGCGTCAGAAGCTGGCCACCGGCCGCTACTCCGGACCCGACTACGTGACGGTGGACTGA
- a CDS encoding acetyl/propionyl/methylcrotonyl-CoA carboxylase subunit alpha, with translation MRKVLIANRGEIAVRVARACRDAGIASVAVYADPDRDALHVRAADEAFALGGDTPATSYLDIDKVLNAARESGADAIHPGYGFLSENADFAQAVLDAGLIWIGPPPQAIRDLGDKVAARHIAQRAGAPLVAGTPDPVSGAEEVVAFAREHGLPIAIKAAFGGGGRGLKVARTLEEVPELYESAVREAVAAFGRGECFVERYLDKPRHVETQCLADTHGNVVVVSTRDCSLQRRHQKLVEEAPAPFLSEAQVAELYASSKAILREAGYVGAGTVEFLVGMDGTISFLEVNTRLQVEHPVTEEVAGIDLVREMFRIADGEELGYGDPELRGHSFEFRINGEDPGRGFLPAPGTVTTFDAPSGPGVRLDAGVEAGSVIGPAWDSLLAKLIVTGATRAQALQRAARALAEFTVEGMATAIPFHRKVVTDPAFAPELTGSTEPFTVHTRWIETEFVNDIKPFTAPADADTDEEPGRETVVVEVGGKRLEVSLPSSLGMSLARTGLAAGARPKRRAAKKSGPAASGDTLASPMQGTIVKVAVEEGQEVKEGDLVVVLEAMKMEQPLNAHKTGTIKGLSAEVGASLTSGAPICEIKD, from the coding sequence GTGCGCAAGGTGCTCATCGCCAACCGTGGCGAAATCGCTGTCCGGGTCGCTCGGGCCTGCCGGGACGCTGGGATCGCGAGCGTGGCCGTCTACGCGGACCCGGACCGCGACGCTCTGCATGTCCGCGCCGCAGATGAGGCGTTCGCCCTGGGCGGTGACACCCCGGCGACCAGTTACCTCGACATCGACAAGGTCTTGAACGCGGCGCGTGAGTCGGGTGCGGACGCGATCCATCCCGGTTACGGCTTCCTGTCGGAGAACGCCGACTTCGCGCAGGCGGTCCTGGATGCCGGGCTGATCTGGATCGGCCCGCCCCCGCAGGCGATCCGCGACCTGGGGGACAAGGTCGCCGCCCGGCACATCGCCCAGCGGGCCGGCGCCCCGCTGGTGGCCGGCACGCCCGACCCGGTGTCGGGGGCCGAGGAGGTCGTCGCCTTCGCCCGGGAGCACGGCCTGCCCATCGCCATCAAGGCCGCCTTCGGCGGCGGCGGACGCGGCCTCAAGGTCGCCCGCACCCTCGAAGAGGTGCCCGAACTCTACGAGTCCGCCGTCCGTGAGGCGGTGGCCGCGTTCGGCCGCGGCGAGTGCTTCGTCGAGCGCTACCTCGACAAGCCCCGCCACGTGGAGACCCAGTGCCTGGCCGACACCCACGGCAACGTGGTCGTCGTCTCCACCCGCGACTGCTCCCTGCAGCGCCGCCACCAGAAGCTGGTCGAGGAGGCCCCCGCACCCTTCCTCTCCGAGGCCCAGGTCGCCGAGCTGTACGCCTCCTCCAAGGCCATCCTGCGCGAGGCGGGCTACGTCGGCGCGGGCACCGTCGAATTCCTCGTCGGCATGGACGGCACGATCTCCTTCCTGGAGGTCAACACCCGCCTGCAGGTCGAGCACCCGGTCACCGAGGAGGTCGCCGGCATCGACCTGGTCCGCGAGATGTTCCGCATCGCCGACGGCGAGGAACTCGGCTACGGCGACCCCGAACTGCGCGGCCACTCCTTCGAGTTCCGCATCAACGGCGAGGACCCCGGCCGCGGCTTCCTGCCCGCCCCGGGCACCGTCACCACCTTCGACGCCCCCTCCGGCCCCGGCGTGCGCCTGGACGCCGGCGTGGAAGCGGGATCGGTCATCGGCCCGGCCTGGGACTCGCTCCTGGCCAAGCTGATCGTCACCGGCGCCACCCGCGCCCAGGCCCTGCAGCGCGCCGCCCGCGCCCTGGCCGAATTCACCGTCGAGGGCATGGCCACCGCCATCCCCTTCCACCGCAAGGTGGTCACCGACCCCGCCTTCGCCCCCGAACTCACCGGCAGCACCGAGCCGTTCACGGTCCACACCCGCTGGATCGAGACCGAGTTCGTCAACGACATCAAGCCCTTCACCGCCCCCGCGGACGCGGACACCGACGAGGAGCCGGGCCGCGAGACGGTCGTCGTCGAGGTCGGCGGCAAACGCCTGGAGGTCTCCCTGCCCTCCTCCCTGGGCATGTCCCTGGCCCGCACCGGCCTCGCCGCCGGCGCCCGCCCCAAACGCCGCGCCGCCAAGAAGTCCGGCCCGGCCGCCTCCGGCGACACCCTCGCCTCCCCCATGCAGGGCACCATCGTCAAGGTCGCCGTCGAGGAAGGCCAGGAAGTCAAGGAAGGCGACCTCGTCGTCGTCCTCGAAGCCATGAAGATGGAACAACCCCTCAACGCCCACAAAACCGGCACCATCAAGGGCCTCTCCGCCGAAGTCGGCGCCTCCCTCACCTCCGGCGCCCCCATCTGCGAAATCAAGGACTGA
- a CDS encoding purine-nucleoside phosphorylase: MNASLLPDDIQGDPHGAAADAAARLRDLTGAETHDVALVMGSGWAPAVDALGAPDAEFQVTELPGFPPPAVEGHGGKIRSYRIGAKRVLVFLGRTHYYEGRGVAAVAHGVRTAVAAGSKTIVLTNGCGGLREGMRPGQPVLISDHINLTATSPIIGANFVDLTDLYSPRLRALCKEIDATLEEGVYAQFPGPHYETPAEIRMARVIGADLVGMSTVLEAIAAREAGAEVLGISLVTNLAAGMTGEPLNHEEVLQAGRDSATRMGSLLAQVLGRI; this comes from the coding sequence GTGAACGCATCTCTTCTTCCGGACGACATCCAGGGCGACCCCCACGGCGCCGCCGCCGACGCCGCCGCACGCCTGCGCGACCTGACCGGCGCCGAGACCCACGACGTCGCCCTCGTGATGGGCTCTGGCTGGGCACCGGCCGTGGACGCCCTCGGCGCACCCGATGCCGAGTTCCAGGTCACCGAGCTGCCCGGTTTCCCGCCGCCGGCGGTGGAGGGCCACGGCGGCAAGATCCGCTCATACCGCATCGGCGCCAAGCGCGTCCTGGTCTTCCTGGGCCGCACCCACTACTACGAGGGCCGAGGCGTCGCCGCCGTGGCACACGGCGTCCGCACGGCCGTCGCCGCCGGCAGCAAGACGATCGTCCTCACCAACGGCTGCGGCGGCCTGCGCGAGGGCATGCGCCCCGGCCAGCCGGTCCTGATCAGCGATCACATCAACCTGACGGCGACGTCCCCGATCATCGGCGCGAACTTCGTCGACCTCACCGACCTCTACTCCCCCCGCCTGCGCGCCCTGTGCAAGGAGATCGACGCCACCCTGGAGGAGGGCGTCTACGCGCAGTTCCCCGGCCCGCACTACGAGACGCCGGCCGAGATCCGCATGGCCCGGGTGATCGGCGCGGACCTGGTGGGCATGTCGACGGTCCTCGAAGCGATCGCCGCACGCGAGGCGGGCGCCGAGGTACTGGGCATCTCCCTGGTGACCAACCTCGCGGCCGGCATGACGGGCGAGCCCCTGAACCACGAAGAGGTCCTCCAGGCGGGCCGCGACTCGGCGACACGGATGGGCTCGCTGCTGGCGCAGGTCCTGGGCCGTATCTGA